One region of Kogia breviceps isolate mKogBre1 chromosome 17, mKogBre1 haplotype 1, whole genome shotgun sequence genomic DNA includes:
- the HEY1 gene encoding hairy/enhancer-of-split related with YRPW motif protein 1 isoform X2, whose amino-acid sequence MTVEERNLLWLSRENPKEGYFDAHALAMDYRSLGFRECLAEVARYLSIIEGLDATDPLRVRLVSHLNNYASQREAASGAHAGLGHIPWGSAFGHHPHVAHPLLLPQNGHGNTGTTASPTEPHHQGRLATAHPEASALRAPPSGSLGPVLPVVTSASKLSPPLLSSVASLSAFPFSFGSFHLLSPNALSPSAPTQAANLGKPYRPWGTEIGAF is encoded by the exons ATGACTGTTGAGGAAAGAAACCTGTTGTGGTTAAGTAGAGAAAACCCAAAGGAAG GCTATTTTGACGCGCACGCCCTTGCTATGGACTATCGGAGTTTGGGGTTTCGGGAATGCCTGGCAGAAGTCGCCCGTTACCTGAGCATCATTGAAGGACTAGATGCCACGGACCCGCTTCGAGTTCGACTGGTCTCGCATCTGAACAACTATGCCTCCCAGCGAGAAGCGGCAAGCGGCGCTCACGCAGGCCTTGGACACATTCCCTGGGGGAGTGCTTTCGGACATCACCCGCACGTCGCACACCCCCTGTTGCTGCCCCAGAATGGCCACGGGAACACTGGCACCACGGCCTCGCCCACGGAACCCCACCACCAGGGCAGGTTGGCCACGGCACATCCGGAGGCGTCGGCTTTGCGGGCGCCCCCTAGCGGCAGCCTTGGACCGGTGCTCCCCGTGGTCACCTCCGCCTCCAAACTCTCGCCGCCACTGCTTTCCTCGGTGGCCTCCCTGTCGGCCTTCCCCTTCTCTTTTGGCTCCTTCCACTTACTCTCTCCCAATGCACTGAGCCCTTCGGCACCCACGCAGGCAGCAAACCTTGGCAAACCCTATAGACCTTGGGGGACGGAGATTGGAGCTTTTTAA
- the HEY1 gene encoding hairy/enhancer-of-split related with YRPW motif protein 1 isoform X1: protein MKRAHPEYSSSDSELDETIEVEKESADENGNLSSALGSMSPTTSSQILARKRRRGIIEKRRRDRINNSLSELRRLVPSAFEKQGSAKLEKAEILQMTVDHLKMLHTAGGKGYFDAHALAMDYRSLGFRECLAEVARYLSIIEGLDATDPLRVRLVSHLNNYASQREAASGAHAGLGHIPWGSAFGHHPHVAHPLLLPQNGHGNTGTTASPTEPHHQGRLATAHPEASALRAPPSGSLGPVLPVVTSASKLSPPLLSSVASLSAFPFSFGSFHLLSPNALSPSAPTQAANLGKPYRPWGTEIGAF, encoded by the exons ATGAAGCGAGCCCACCCCGAGTACAGCTCCTCCGATAGCGAGCTGGACGAGACCATCGAGGTGGAAAAGGAGAGTGCGGATGAGAATGG GAACTTGAGTTCGGCTCTAGGTTCCATGTCCCCAACTACATCTTCACAGATCTTGGCCAGGAAAAGACGGAGAGGC ATCATTGAGAAGCGCCGACGAGATCGGATCAATAACAGTTTGTCTGAGCTTAGGAGGCTGGTACCCAGTGCTTTTGAGAAACAG GGATCTGCCAAGCTAGAAAAAGCCGAGATCCTGCAGATGACGGTGGATCACCTGAAAATGCTGCACACTGCAGGAGGGAAAG GCTATTTTGACGCGCACGCCCTTGCTATGGACTATCGGAGTTTGGGGTTTCGGGAATGCCTGGCAGAAGTCGCCCGTTACCTGAGCATCATTGAAGGACTAGATGCCACGGACCCGCTTCGAGTTCGACTGGTCTCGCATCTGAACAACTATGCCTCCCAGCGAGAAGCGGCAAGCGGCGCTCACGCAGGCCTTGGACACATTCCCTGGGGGAGTGCTTTCGGACATCACCCGCACGTCGCACACCCCCTGTTGCTGCCCCAGAATGGCCACGGGAACACTGGCACCACGGCCTCGCCCACGGAACCCCACCACCAGGGCAGGTTGGCCACGGCACATCCGGAGGCGTCGGCTTTGCGGGCGCCCCCTAGCGGCAGCCTTGGACCGGTGCTCCCCGTGGTCACCTCCGCCTCCAAACTCTCGCCGCCACTGCTTTCCTCGGTGGCCTCCCTGTCGGCCTTCCCCTTCTCTTTTGGCTCCTTCCACTTACTCTCTCCCAATGCACTGAGCCCTTCGGCACCCACGCAGGCAGCAAACCTTGGCAAACCCTATAGACCTTGGGGGACGGAGATTGGAGCTTTTTAA